Genomic DNA from Acidisoma sp. PAMC 29798:
TGCAGTCTTCGAGGTAAATTTGGCCGCGTTCAGTCAGCTGCACCGATCGGGTGGTGCGGTTGAGTAGCATTATGCCTAGCTTCTCCTCGATCTGTGAGATGGACCTGGTAACAACGGAAGGCGAGAGACGCATGCGCCTAGCCGCTTCGGTGAAGCTCCCCTGGGTCGCGACTGAGACAAAAATGCGCATCGCTTCGAGATTGTCCATACATAATTGCTGAAACAGCAATAAAAACTTGTCAAGTTAATGGATTATCGCATTAGCGATTGGGTCCTATACCTCAGGTCACGCCACAACTGCGGTTCAATCATGGGAGAGACCCATACAAGCATTGCCGTCCTACCCCTGAAACCACCCGAGCGCGCCCTGCGCAAGCCTACGATCGTGCTTGTGCACGGTGCTCTCGAAGACGCGTCGAGCCGACACTAAGTGGTTGCCGGCTCCAGCGCGAAGGCTACTCCGTCATCGCGTTCGCCAACCCGCTACGGGGCTGGGCATCCACGTTGCCTATTTGCGAAGCGTGCTGGACCGGATCTAGGGCTCCGTGATACTCGCGGTCGCGCCGATGACGCGCATTTCCGCGACCAAGGATGGACGTGCGACCGAGACGATGACCCGTTACTACGAGCGTTTCGGGCGAGATGGTTTCGGCACGATTAGTACCGAAGGCATTTATACAGATCAGGCATCAACGCAGGGCTAAGCATACCAGCCCGGCATGACTGACAAAGCGCAAGACAATGCTTGGAAGCCGGTCGTCAGTGGCATCACGGCGCACTCGCCATCGTCCAGCTTATGCATGCCGGCGCCCTCAGCCAGGGCAATCGCTTCTCTGACACCACGGTAGGGCCTTCAACCGTTCAACCGAGGGCGAACAAAATGGTATTTTATCACGGCAAGGACCGTGACGCCGTGCCGGAAACGATTACGGAAGCGGAGATCCCCGACGCCCTAAAACGGCTTTACTGAATCGGCAGGGTCCGCGATCGACATTGCTGAGTTTGACGCCGTTGAATCCATGGCTCCAATGGCTATCTTCTCGACCAGTTTTTGCCCGGCTACACCAACGCCAGAACGGATCGATGGGGAGGCGCGACTGGGAGGCACTTGCAATCGCTCCTCGCAACGTTCAATGCGGTGCGTGCGAGGGTCGGTGTCCGCGTTCCGATCGGCATCCGCATCTCCCAGGGGAAGGTGAACGATTACCATCACAAATGGGCCGATGCGGAGCGCGATGCGGAAATCATCTTTGGCAGCCTCGCGGAGGCCGGCGCGGACTTCATCCATGTGACCGGCTATGAGGCGTGGCAGCCGGCATTTACGCCGGGCGGTCCGTCCTTGATGCGCCTCGCCAAGCGCCACGCCCTCAAGGCCGCGATCTTTGCCAATGGTGGTCTGCACAATATCGCGCAGGCGGTGGCGGCACCGGGCGACGGCGCCGACATCGTCACCATCGCCCGCGGAGCGTTGGCGAAATCCGATTTGCCAAGGCGTTTACCGGATCGACGTATCCTTAACGACTTCGACCCGGCCACCCTCGCCCCATCCCAACATGGAGGAAAGCGAGCTCGCGATGTGAAGGCCACCCGACTACCGCGCAATCGAATATTTATAATTGCTGAAACAGCAATAAAGTGTTGCCAACTTAGTGGATTATCGCACCAACAGGTGAGTCCTAGACCTTGGCCACACCGCAAGTGGCGGTTCAATCAAGGAGAGACCCATGTCGCGCATTACCGTTCCTACCTATGAGACCGCCCCTTCCGCCTCGCAGCCCATGCTGGATGCTGTGAAGAAACAGCTTGGCGTGGTTCCGAATAGCTTTCGCTTGGTTGCGCTGAGTCCAGCGGCATTGCAGGGCCTACTTGGCCTGAATGGCGCCCTGACGAAGGCGCTTGACCTCAAAACCCGCGAGCGGATTGCGATTGCCATCGCGCAGAGCAACGCCTGTGACTACTGCCTCTCGGCGCACAGCTATATCGGCCTGAACCTCGCCAAGATCGATGCCGCCGAAATTGCCCTGAACCGGCGGGGCGCCTCGGCCGACGTCAAGGCTAATGTTGCTGTCGCCTTTGCCGTCAAGATTAATGAGCAACGCGGCAATGTCAGCGATGCCGATTTGCAGGCGGTCAGGGCTGCCGGGTTCACCGACGCCCAGATCGTCGAAATCATCGCGGTCGTGGCTGAGAATATTTTTACGAACCTCCTCAACATCGTCGCCGGGACCGAGATCGACTTTCCGGTCGTGCTTGCCGCTGAAGCAGCGTAATCTTGGCAGGAGCTGGCGGTGCATGCCCCGCCAGCTGGCTTGCCTTGGCGTGGAGCCACACCATGACGGCCTAGCATTTTCTCGGCATAGGTCAACCACATGCCAGAGTTAGGCCTCGGTTGCCCGGACAATGGTGCGTCGGCCAAGGTGGCCGATCAGCTTGTCAGCGATATGCCCGTCATGCGCAGCACGCGTCTATCATCGACGCGGCGTAGACCTCGCGGCTTGTCGGGTACGAGCAGATAGGAGGCAAACGACCCCGCCCGGCAGGGATTCATCACGTCAAGCGCAGTCCCTGCGACCCAAGCTGGCACAAGTCAGATCGCTGCCTGAATCCTGAAGGCGGCGACCCGCGGCTCCCATGCCGCGAAGCGCGCGGAAGCCCTTTTGCATAACACCTGCAGCGCCAGAGTTTTAGGAGAAGCCATGCCTACACTTCTAACCATCAACGCCAGCCCGCGAGGTGAGATGTCGATCTCGCGTAGGTTGGGCGATAACACCATCAGTCATGTTCATCGGGTCCTTTCACCATCGGGCGCCATCGCAGTGAACTGCAGAGAATTTGGGCGTAGTGCCCGTCTCGGCTAAGTTGACGCGCCTCAGCCGCCGACGCGTAGACCGCTGGGTGAGGCTCGAGCGACTGCCACCGCGCAACGCAATCGCCAGGTCACCGCGTCGACGGCTGAGGCTGAGTTCCTCGCAAATCGTCGTTGCAGTCTTGCCGGCGTCGTAGAGTGCACGAACCTTCGTAAACAGGTCTTCCCGCACGCCGTGGAGACCGGCCCTGGTATCTGCCGCTTCGGCCGCGACGGAGGCGCCCCGTCGAAGTGGTCTGCACAAGCGGCCCAACTGCTGCTCGATCCGTTCGCGCAAGTTCTGCAGCAGGTGGAAGCGGTCGGCAACCTGGACCGCTTGCGGGGCACCATCACGCGCCCCCTCGGCATAAAGACCATGACGGTCGCGGCTGACGACTTCGACTCCCGGATATGCACGCAGCCAGGCTGCGGTGCTGGTCGAGCTTCGGTCTGACAGGATGTCCACCACGCGTCGCCGCTCCAGGTCCACCATGATCGTTCCGTAGGTCTGCCCTTTCGTCCAGGACCAGTCGTCGATCCCGACCACTCGGAGCGAGGCTCGCGGTGATCTGGCGCGGGCGCGACGTTTGAGATGATGCAGAACGGTATCATCGCTTGATTGAAGACCGAGCCTTGATAGGATGCGCTCAGCGGGTTTGCCACCTGCGGCATACCCCAGCGCCTGCAGGATGTCGACGACCTGGCATGTGCGTCGGACCAGAGGCTCAGCTAGCCCAGCCGGCTGCTCGGCAACTATCTTCTGGTCGCAAGTGGCCGCGCGACATCGCAGGCGGGCGACCCGAAGGCGAACGACGACCGGGATGCCATGCATTGGAAGGTCTCGTAGCAGCCGCCAGTAACTGGTGTGCCGAGCGTTGGAGCGACAACCGCAGGCCGGACACAGGCCGTCGCCAGGCGCAGACACGGAGACGACCCATTCCGCACCCACTCGCTCAGCGCCCGGCACATGGATTCCGGGACCGAAGGCGAACATAGCTTTCATCTTCATCTCCTTCCCTATCTCAGAGCATTTTCTCCTAACTCGTCACGAACTGCACCGAGAACCAGGCAGGACCTAGTTAACAGAAACTGACATCTGGATTGAGCAAAACGAGGGTGCCAAGTTTTGGCTGCGGGTCATGAACGAGCTCAAGAACCGTGGCACCGAGGACATCCTGCTCGCCGTGGTGGATGGCCTGAAGGGGTTTCCTGAGGCGATCCGGGCCGTCTTTCCGGAGGTCACGGTTCAGACCTGCATCGTTCATCTATTGCGGCACTCCTTGGACTTCGTTTCCTACAAGGACCGCAAAGCCGTCGCCACCGCCCTGAAGGATATCTACCGGGCCATTGACTACGACGCGGCTGAGACAGCGCTTGATGCCTTCGAGGCGGGGCCTTGGGGCCAGAAATACCCGGCCATTGTGCAGAGTTGGCGCCGGGCTTGGGTCGAGGTCATTCCCTTCTATACTTTTCCTGGAGAGGTGCGTCGGAGCCTCTACACAACCAACGCTATAGAAGCGCTCAACGCCAAGCTAAGGCGCGCGGTTCGGGCCCGGGGTCATTTTCCAAACGACGAGGCCGCGATCAAGCTGCTCTTTCTAGCGTTGCACCGAACTGAGAAGGCATGGATCATGCCCGCACGTGAGTGGACCATGGCCAAAGCTCCGTTCGCCATCCTCTTCGGCGAACGCTTTACCACAGCCCAGGCCTTATCAGTGAACCAGGCCCCAGACACGGAATTCCTGACAGTCCCTCCGCAAGGGACAAGCATCGGCCTTCAACATCACGCGTGACATTCGCGGCGAAGCCCGCATTGTCGAGCGCGCCTTCGGTCTTGGCGCCTCGGCCCTAGCCGAGGTGGTCCAGCTTGTCCGCGAATAGCTTGATCTCACGGCAGCGTAACGAGCCACCTGACCCGATTGGCCGCTTAACGCGCCCACCGCAAAAAATTGCAGCAGGGCCTCGAATTTAGAGGGTCCTAAGACAGTCTTAGGACCAAGGTCCAATATCTCTCGTCATACCCACTCGCTAAGATGCGCCCATTCGAGGCTTTAACCCGCAATGGACCTGGCCTATTGCATGAACAACCAATCGTTAGTCCACTCACCTGCAACTGGATTGGATGGACAGAGCGACTCACGCTCTTGGCAAACGATCTGCGTTGGCGAAGAGGCATTCACTGCGGGAACGGGTTGCGAAGGACGGCGGTCAATGCAATCGGAAAGATTCTCAACGACGGCATCATTCTAGCTTATTCCGGCGCGGCGGTGGGCCATCAACGTTCATGCTGTCGAGCTTTCAGCCTTACGGTGCCGCAGTATTTGGATAAACTGTATCATGCTGCTCACCCATTCAAATGACAGCGCAACTGACGGTCTTGCCTTGCTAAAGTTCAATAACATTGAGAGGAGCGACCATGGCCGTGATTACAGTCACGAATTCCAACGACAGCGGCACGGGCTCTCTCCGCGCAGCACTTGCGGCGACAGCCCCTGGCGACACGATTGCCTTTGCATCGAGCGTTACCAGCATCACGCTGGACTCGCCGCTGACCATCGACCCAACGGTCACAATCGACGGGGACTACGCAAAGACAAATGCCAGCGTTACGATTGATGGCGCGGTCATCATCCAGTCCAGCGGCGTTGTCACCATGGACAACATGCGGATCGTCAACTCCAGCGCCGGTCTGGCGGCGACGTCGAATGCTGAGAAGGGCGATAATGGTGACGCGGGCATGCCTGGTTCCAATGGCCCGGTGTCCGGAGGGCCAGGAACGCAAGGCGGTGACGCTGATCCGGGTGGGGACGCGACTGAGGCGAGCGGTGTCGCCTTTTCTGGCACGCCGGCCATCGAAAATGATGGTACACTGACACTGATCAATTCCACTGTGGCCGGCGGCGCCACCGGCGGCAAAGGGGCTGACGGCGCCGATGGCGGCGACGGTGGCTACGGCGGCGACGGTGGATCGGGGGTTGGTGCGGGTGCCAACGGCGCCAATGGCGGCATCGGCGGCGATGGCGGTTTGGGCAGCCGCGGGACGGATGGTGCCGACGCTGTCGGCGGCATCCTTAACACCGGCAATCTCACGCTTGAGGATAGCGTCATCACCGGGATCGCGACCGGCGGTGATGGAGGCGACGGCGGTGGTGGTGGCGCGGGTGAGCCCGGCGGCAGTGGCGGAAAAGGCGGCTTCACGGTCGGCATTGGCACTGCTCCGCCTCCTGGTGGCAACGGTGGTACTGGCGGTAATGGCGGCGCAGCCGGCACCGGCGCTGACGGCGGCGTGGGCGGCTCTGCCGTCGGCGGGATTCTCAATACTGGCACGGTCGCGGTCGTCGGCGCGGCCGTATTGGCCGATGACAGCGCGACAGGCGGCACGGGCGGCAAAGGCGGCACGCCGGGTGATGTCGGCGTCGGTGGCCTTGCCGGAACGGGCGCGTCCGGCGGCGCCAATGGTCTGGCTGGAAAGGACGGTAATGACGGCACTACAGGCGTGACGGGCGCCGACGGCACCGCGACCAACGATATTCTGAACAATGGCGGCACGGAAAGTGGCACGCTCACCATCAATG
This window encodes:
- a CDS encoding carboxymuconolactone decarboxylase family protein; translation: MSRITVPTYETAPSASQPMLDAVKKQLGVVPNSFRLVALSPAALQGLLGLNGALTKALDLKTRERIAIAIAQSNACDYCLSAHSYIGLNLAKIDAAEIALNRRGASADVKANVAVAFAVKINEQRGNVSDADLQAVRAAGFTDAQIVEIIAVVAENIFTNLLNIVAGTEIDFPVVLAAEAA
- a CDS encoding ISL3 family transposase, which encodes MKMKAMFAFGPGIHVPGAERVGAEWVVSVSAPGDGLCPACGCRSNARHTSYWRLLRDLPMHGIPVVVRLRVARLRCRAATCDQKIVAEQPAGLAEPLVRRTCQVVDILQALGYAAGGKPAERILSRLGLQSSDDTVLHHLKRRARARSPRASLRVVGIDDWSWTKGQTYGTIMVDLERRRVVDILSDRSSTSTAAWLRAYPGVEVVSRDRHGLYAEGARDGAPQAVQVADRFHLLQNLRERIEQQLGRLCRPLRRGASVAAEAADTRAGLHGVREDLFTKVRALYDAGKTATTICEELSLSRRRGDLAIALRGGSRSSLTQRSTRRRLRRVNLAETGTTPKFSAVHCDGARW
- a CDS encoding Hint domain-containing protein — its product is MAVITVTNSNDSGTGSLRAALAATAPGDTIAFASSVTSITLDSPLTIDPTVTIDGDYAKTNASVTIDGAVIIQSSGVVTMDNMRIVNSSAGLAATSNAEKGDNGDAGMPGSNGPVSGGPGTQGGDADPGGDATEASGVAFSGTPAIENDGTLTLINSTVAGGATGGKGADGADGGDGGYGGDGGSGVGAGANGANGGIGGDGGLGSRGTDGADAVGGILNTGNLTLEDSVITGIATGGDGGDGGGGGAGEPGGSGGKGGFTVGIGTAPPPGGNGGTGGNGGAAGTGADGGVGGSAVGGILNTGTVAVVGAAVLADDSATGGTGGKGGTPGDVGVGGLAGTGASGGANGLAGKDGNDGTTGVTGADGTATNDILNNGGTESGTLTINGRILELNTDLSGQASTVNISGATPTTFTYEASSLNGTAPDTGTVDWKIVTGTGAPLVRDFTGATSGTLSFSSGTTRSDEAFSIQLSADAAAPRDESFTVELFDPSTGNVIGSLASLTQTVVNLDAPACFAAGTRIHTSRGNIAVEALVVGDLVVTISGALRPIIWLGSREVDCARHGRPASVYPVRIQSGAFGVDLPLRDLMLSPDHAVFVAGSLIPVKHLVNGKTIMLMPVDRITYFHIELETHDVLFAEGLTCETYLDTGDRTSFAENGMVTALHPLWGSEARDIGLLNDALGYAPLRVTGPEVARVRSLLAAQRPVKTRPVSERRTAT